The DNA segment TTTACGGGGCGATTCTGGCTCTAGCGCTCTCCAACCGCCTACTCGAATATCTGCGTAAAAAAGCTCGTGGACGAGCGATGCCGACGACCCGCTTTGCGGAGGTTTTTCGCACGCTCTCATACCAGCTGCTTCTGGAACTCACCGCACATCGCCGTCAGGAAAAGACCGACCTCTTCGCGATGCTTCTTTACGAGGCCATCGATCCAAACCTGATACGGGGGCGTTCGAGCGACATTCTTTGGGATTTGTGAGGTGTTAGAGAATGAGTGTTTATGCGGGTTTGAGGCTTAAGCGAACACGGATGCATGTCGATGACAAAGACGTTCTTCGCAATCAGTACTGCCGTTATCGTCGTCGTCTATTCCATTGTTGCAGATCTCAAAGACAATGTCGGAAAACGCGACCTCTTGTCCCGCTCGCCCCTCATCATCAGCTCCGCTACATGCGCTGATTAATAACGCCGCGACGCAAATCAAAACCCTTATATAGACTCTCACATTGGCCCTTTGAGTTTGCGCCAGACTGCGCAGTTTGGGGTACATAAAGAGAAGGACACTACCTATTTCCTTACCTGAGCGCAAGATCTGCAGCCGGACATGTTGATTATCATTGCGGTGACTTTTTTCCTCATTCTTTGTTTTGGGGGGCATCTTTAGAGTCGCACGCTGTGCGGGGGTGGCGCAACTGCTAGTTTAGACTTTTTGTGGTTATCGTTATAGAACTGGATTATACGTATAATCCAGTCAGTAAGCGTTCAGCACACCGTGCTTTTCGATTCGTTTAAGCGAGCCTGAGCGCCGACGCTGCGACTTCACCACGAAGCACTTCGACTGAAGCGGTGATACAATCAAGCAAGTTTCGACCTGCTGGCGACAGGTTTCGGCGACGGTCCTGGCGACGCCGATTACAGCCGTTTTTGACGAGATGATGGGCATCGCGTGTCCTGCAGCCTCCTACGTCAGCGCCTTCGTCTTTTTGCCACAGCGCAATCCCTCCCAGCCCCTAAACAAAAACCCCTCGCCGCATCCGCGGCGAGGGGTTTGTCGATCAGGCCAGAAGTCCTGATTCTATGCGGCTGAGAGGGGCATCACCCCTCCGGGTCGCACTTACGCGACATCGAAGCGGTCCAGGTTCATGACCTTGCTCCAGGCCGCCGCGAAGTCGCTGACAAACTTCTCGTCGGCGTCGTCGCAGGCGTAAACTTCGGCGATGGCGCGCAGCTGGGAGTTGCTGCCAAAGATCAGGTCGGCGCGGGTGGCCGACCACTTCACCTCGCCGGTGCCGCGGTCGCGGCCTTCGAAGCGGTAGCCCTTCTCGTCGGAGGCCTGCCACTCCAGGTTCTGGTCGAGGAGGTTGACGAAGAAGTCGTTGGTCAGGGTGCCCGGGGCGTCGGTGAAGACGCCGGCTTTGTCGCCGCCGGTGTTGGCGTCGAGGACGCGCATGCCACCGATGAGCGCGGTCATCTCGGGGGCGGTGAGCGTCATAAGCTGGGCGCGGTCGACCAGGAGCTCTTCGGCCGAGCGCTTGAGGCCTTCGGTGTAGAAGTTGCGGAAGGCGTCGGCTTTGGGCTCAAGCGGCGCGAAGGAGTCGGCGTCGGTCTGGGCCTCGGAGGCGTCGGTGCGACCCGGGGTGAAGGGCACCTCAATGTCGTAGCCGGCGTCTTTGGCGGCCTTTTCGACCGCGGCGCTTCCGCCCAGCACGATGAGGTCGGCCAGCGAGACGCGCTTGTCGTCGGATTGGGCGTTGTTAAAGCCGGTCTGCACCTCTTCGAGCACCTTGAGCACCGTGACGAGCTCGGCGGGTTCGTTGACGGCCCAGTCCTTCTGGGGGGCCAGGCGAATGCGCGCGCCGTTGGCGCCGCCGCGCTTGTCGCTGTTGCGGAAGGTCGCGGCCGAGCCCCAGGCTGTCTTCACCAGCTGCGGGATGCTCAGGCCGGAGTCGAGGATCTTCGCTTTGAGGTCGCTGATGTCGTCGGCGTTGATCAGCGTGTGATCGACCGCCGGGACGGGGTCCTGCCAGATGTACTCTTCGCTCGGAACTTCCGGCCCCAGGTAGAGCGAGGTCGGACCCATGTCGCGGTGGGTGAGCTTGAACCAGGCTTTGGCGAACACGTCGGCGAGCTGGTCGGGGTTCTTGTAGAAACGCTCGGAGATCGCGCGGTAGGCCGGGTCCATGATCAAGGCGAGGTCGGTCGTGGCCATCATCGGGGCGTGACGCTTGTCGGGATCGTGGGCGTCCGGCACGGCATCACTTCCCGCCCCATCTTTAGGGATCCACTGGTTGGCGCCGGCCGGGCTTTGGGTGAGCTCCCACTCGTATCCAAAGAGCGTCTCGAAGAAGCTGTTATCCCAGGTCGTGGGCGTGGGGGTCCAGGCCCCTTCGAGGCCGCTGGTGATGGTGTCTCCCCCCTTCCCGCTGCCGAAGCTGCTCTTCCAGCCCAGGCCCATCTCTTCGATACCGGCCGCTTCCGGCTCACGACCGACATGCGCGGCGTCGCCGGCGCCGTGGGTCTTACCGAAGGTATGGCCGCCGGCGATCAATGCGACCGTCTCCTCGTCGTTCATCGCCATGCGGGCAAAGGTCTCGCGGATGTCATGGGCCGCTGCGACCGGGTCGGGCTTACCGTTGGGGCCTTCGGGGTTGACGTAGATCAGGCCCATCTGCACCGCGGCCAGGGGGTTGGACAGCTCGCGCTCGCCACTGTAGCGCTCATCGCCCAGCCACTCGGTCTCGGGGCCCCAGTCGATGTCTTCTTCCGGCTCCCACACATCGGCGCGGCCGCCGGCAAAGCCCGCGGTCTTAAAGCCCATCGACTCCAGCGCGACGTTGCCGGTGAGGATCATCAGGTCGGCCCAGGAGATCTTGCGGCCGTACTTCTGCTTGACCGGCCAGAGCAGACGACGCGCCTTGTCGAGGTTGGCGTTATCCGGCCAGCTGTTCAGCGGGGCGAAGCGCTGGGTGCCGGACGTGGCTCCGCCTCGACCGTCGCTGATGCGGTAGGTCCCCGCGCTGTGCCAGGCCATGCGAATCATGAGGGGACCATAGTGGCCGTAGTCGGCTGGCCACCAATCCTGCGAGGTGGTCAAAACCTTCTCGATATCGGCTTTGACCGCCGCCAGATCCACACTCTTGAACTCCGCGGCGTAATCGAACTCCTCGCCCATCGGGTCCACAGAGCTGGTGTTCTGCACCAGAACTTTCAGGTTGAGCTGATTCGGCCACCAGTGCTTGTTGGCGATCGATCCGGTCGGCCGGGGGCCGGTGGAGCCGTGCATCACAGGACACTTATTCGCGTTCGCGTTCTCGGACATGGCCTCTCCTGATGGGGATGGTGGAATGATGGTTTTGCGGGGAGCGTCGACGCCTGCTGCGTCGGGCCCCGGTGACGGAGCTTGTTTTAATCACCCGTCGTGCATAAGACAAAGATATTGTAGGCATACCTCCCATAACTTCAGGTTACTAAAATGCTGCCCACGCTTCGCCAACTCGAGTACATCGTGGCCCTGGCCGACACCGGACAATTCGTGGAAGCAGCGCGCGTATGTTCGGTCAGCCAGCCCGCACTTAGCAAGCAGATCCGCGAGGTGGAGGAGCTCCTGGGCGTGGAGCTCTTCGAGCGGGCTCGCCCCCGGGTGCTCTTGACGGGAGCCGGCGAGGAGGTTGTGAAACGGGCGAGGAGCCTCTTGCTGGAGGCAAAGGAGCTGGTGGACGCGGCGCAGGTGTTTGCGGGTGCGCGCCAGGGCACGGTGCGCCTGGGTGTGATTCCCACCATCGCGCCCTACGGGCTGCCCGGTCTGCTGGCGAAGTTTCGCCGCATCTACCCCGAGGTGGCCTTTGCGATCGAAGAGCTTCAGACCGACGACCTTTTGCGGGAGCTACGCCAGGGAGCGATCGACCTGGGCCTACTCGCGCGCCCCTTTGACGATCAGGGGTTGAGCGGGCCGGACCTGATCGTGGAGCCCTTTGTGCTGGTGGCACCCGCCGGCCATCCGCTGAGCGCACCGGAGCGCATCGCTACCGACGAGATCGCCGGAGCCAGTCTGATTTTGATGCAGGATGGCCATTGTTTGAGGGATCAAGCGATGGATGTGTGTCGGCTGGCGGGAAACCCGCCGGCGACGACCGTGACCGCGGCCAGCGTGGCAACGCTGGTGCGCATGGTCGAGAGCGGGCTGGGCGCGACGCTTTTGCCGGCCAGCGCGCTGAGCGCGGAGGTGCGCCCGGGCCAGGATCTGGTCGCGCGCAGTTTTGGCGACGACCCGCCCGGGCGCACGCTGACCCTTCAGTGGCGCGCCTCATCGCCGGCGCACAGCTGGTACACCGAGCTTGGCGAGGTGCTACGCGAGCACTACCTGACCCTCAACGCCACCATGCCCGAGGTCGGAGGACCGCGCCCCGTGCTGCGCTCCCCGGGCTCGGCGCAGGGAGCAACGCCTGAGACGGGGCTCTGAACCCGACCTCTTCAAACGCACTCCCCGGGCCGCCCTTTGATGTGCGCTCCCCGGCGACACCCTACTCCGGTACTTCACTCAGCGGGCGCTGCGCTGCATGCAGTGGGCGTTGCGCTCCACCAGATCCGGGCGCCGGTGCAGCCACTCCAGCACGCGCCGGCAATCCACAATGTCGCCGGGGCGGTAGAGCGCGTCGTAGATCTCGCGCAAGAGCGCGTAGTCTTCGGGATAGTCCATCGTCAGCCGAAACCCGGAGCAGAGCGCCGGATCGGGATTGAGGTAGTCGACCGGGTAGACCCGCGGTCGCTCTTTAATAAAGAGCGTGACGTGCTCGCGCTCCTCGGGGCGCATCGCCAGAAGATGCGCGTCGACCAGCGCGCTCACCCGGTAAGCCTCACTGCCAAATCCTAAGGTGAGGCCGGTGCGGGCAAAATGCCCGTCGACGCCGATCGCGTCACTCTGCAGAAGATGGCCCAGCATGCGCTCGAGATGCTCCACGCAGACCAGCGGTGAGTCGCCGGTGATGCGCACCACCACCTCGGCCTCGGTCTGTGCAAGCGCGAGGTAGAAGCGGCCGAGCACATCATCGCGCGAGCCGCGAAAGAGGCGCACTCCGGGGGTGTTGAGCCAATTCACCAGCGCTTCGATCGGGTCATCTTCGGGCCGATCGCTGGTGGCGATGATGATCTCGTCGATCTGTGAGACCCGCTTGAGACGCTCAATGATGTGCCAGAGGGCCGGTCGCCCGGCCAGGGGCATCAGTACTTTTCCCGGGAGCCGCTCCGAG comes from the Lujinxingia sediminis genome and includes:
- the katG gene encoding catalase/peroxidase HPI, which translates into the protein MSENANANKCPVMHGSTGPRPTGSIANKHWWPNQLNLKVLVQNTSSVDPMGEEFDYAAEFKSVDLAAVKADIEKVLTTSQDWWPADYGHYGPLMIRMAWHSAGTYRISDGRGGATSGTQRFAPLNSWPDNANLDKARRLLWPVKQKYGRKISWADLMILTGNVALESMGFKTAGFAGGRADVWEPEEDIDWGPETEWLGDERYSGERELSNPLAAVQMGLIYVNPEGPNGKPDPVAAAHDIRETFARMAMNDEETVALIAGGHTFGKTHGAGDAAHVGREPEAAGIEEMGLGWKSSFGSGKGGDTITSGLEGAWTPTPTTWDNSFFETLFGYEWELTQSPAGANQWIPKDGAGSDAVPDAHDPDKRHAPMMATTDLALIMDPAYRAISERFYKNPDQLADVFAKAWFKLTHRDMGPTSLYLGPEVPSEEYIWQDPVPAVDHTLINADDISDLKAKILDSGLSIPQLVKTAWGSAATFRNSDKRGGANGARIRLAPQKDWAVNEPAELVTVLKVLEEVQTGFNNAQSDDKRVSLADLIVLGGSAAVEKAAKDAGYDIEVPFTPGRTDASEAQTDADSFAPLEPKADAFRNFYTEGLKRSAEELLVDRAQLMTLTAPEMTALIGGMRVLDANTGGDKAGVFTDAPGTLTNDFFVNLLDQNLEWQASDEKGYRFEGRDRGTGEVKWSATRADLIFGSNSQLRAIAEVYACDDADEKFVSDFAAAWSKVMNLDRFDVA
- a CDS encoding hydrogen peroxide-inducible genes activator is translated as MLPTLRQLEYIVALADTGQFVEAARVCSVSQPALSKQIREVEELLGVELFERARPRVLLTGAGEEVVKRARSLLLEAKELVDAAQVFAGARQGTVRLGVIPTIAPYGLPGLLAKFRRIYPEVAFAIEELQTDDLLRELRQGAIDLGLLARPFDDQGLSGPDLIVEPFVLVAPAGHPLSAPERIATDEIAGASLILMQDGHCLRDQAMDVCRLAGNPPATTVTAASVATLVRMVESGLGATLLPASALSAEVRPGQDLVARSFGDDPPGRTLTLQWRASSPAHSWYTELGEVLREHYLTLNATMPEVGGPRPVLRSPGSAQGATPETGL
- a CDS encoding cytidylyltransferase domain-containing protein; this encodes MTERAKVVAVVQARMSSERLPGKVLMPLAGRPALWHIIERLKRVSQIDEIIIATSDRPEDDPIEALVNWLNTPGVRLFRGSRDDVLGRFYLALAQTEAEVVVRITGDSPLVCVEHLERMLGHLLQSDAIGVDGHFARTGLTLGFGSEAYRVSALVDAHLLAMRPEEREHVTLFIKERPRVYPVDYLNPDPALCSGFRLTMDYPEDYALLREIYDALYRPGDIVDCRRVLEWLHRRPDLVERNAHCMQRSAR